The Ascidiaceihabitans donghaensis genome includes the window GGCGAAAATCGAAGTTCAGCAGGTCTGGCATTTCACCCAATGCAGACGCCAGATCCGCGATAAGTCGGACCTGAGGGCAGGGGACGTTTTGGGGAACGATGTCGGGCAGGCGTGCGCCATTTTCCATTGGAAAGACACAATGCAGCGCCGTCAGGATCAGCCCGTCCCCGACAAGCGCACCTGTCCCTACGCCACCGCCGGGGTGGCGCAACTGAACGGTGTGATGCCGGATCGGGTTCACGGCACGCCCCTTAAATTGTGGTGCTGCCTGAGCTGGTGATAAAGATCTGTTCGCCGTCTTTGCCTACAGGTTCCAAGGACAGTTTAATGGTCTGGGTCGATGCGTTGCTAAGTGTACCGCCCCCGCCTGCTTCTGCACCCACGGAGAAAATCTTGAAGCTGATTTTGCCGCTGGCTTCTGCCGATTTCTCGGCGACCACAGACAGTTCCAGATCAAGTGTTTTGGGAACAAAGCGCACTTCGGCATCACTTGATGCGGCCAAAGCGGTTTCCAGTTCCGCCCGCAGGTTCGAGATAAATTCAGCCAGTTCAATATCTGCACTCATGGCAACAGCACCTTTTAATGAAAAATCGCAATATACCCCAACGCTACAACCTGAAGTGCAGTTTGGTAAATCACTAATTTTGTATGAAGATCGACGTTGCCTCGTGTGGTGGTCAGGTCTTGAACGGATTTATGATGTTAAGTCTTTGATTGTTCTTCCAGAACCTTCTTTGCAGCACGAAAGCACTCTAGACCCTGCGGGACACCACAATAGATAGCGATGACATGAATGATTGCGCGAATTTCTTCCTTTGTGACACCGTTGTTGATCGCGCCACGGCAATGCAATTCCCATTCGGTCATCTTGCCCAAGGCCCCGATCATCGACAGATTCATCATCGACCGTGTCTTTGCATCAATCACATCATCCCCCCAGCCAAAGCCCCAGCACCATGCTGTCATTGCTTCTTGAAAGGGGCGTGTGAAGTCATCTGCCGCTGCCAGATTGTTTTCAACATAGGCCGCACCCAAGGTGGCTTTGCGTTGCTCCAAACCGGTCAAAAATAGGTCTTCGTCAAATGCGCTCATGGGGTGTCCTTTCGGGGAATAAGGTGAAGGCTGACAGTGTGGCGGACTATGTGCACAGATGGGCCGTTCTTCCAAGCTGTTCCCATAGAAACGGTATCATCCGTCACACGCTACACGTCACTGGCTACGCGTCACCCGTCGCGCCCCGCCTCGTTCGGATCACACGAAAAAACTGCTATTTTGTTGCCCTGTGGATCGCGCAGATAGCTGACGTAGAAATGTGGCCCGTAAGACGCGCGAAATCCCGGTTGACCTTCGTCGGTCCCGCCCGCGTCAACGGCCGCCGCATGTAGATCGCGCACTTGGGCCTGATTGCGGGCTTCAAACGCCACCATCGTGCCGTTTCCTGCAGTGGCGGGCTGTCCGTTGAAAGTTGGTTTGACGTAAAAGTCGGGCAAAACGGGGCGCTGTCCTTCGGGCACGGGCAAGGCAAAGCTTAAGCCCTCTGGTCCTTCTTCCAGCCCGTAGCCCAACGCGGGAAGAAATGCAGAATAGAACCGCTTTGCGCGATCCATGTCATCGACACCGACAGTGACGTAAGAGATCATTGGAATAACACCCTATTGTTGCGGCTTGCGTGACGGGTGTGCTTTATCATGCTTCAGCAGGCGCACACAAATGCTGGCATTTTTCAATTTGCGACAGCGTCTTTTGACACTCCCTTGCCGAAGCGATGCGCACGCGCACGGGGTTCCCCCTGCCTATTGTTGTTGGTCGAATTTTCCACTAACTACACATCCTATCGAACTTATAATTCGCAGGTCCGTAAGTGTCTGAACATAAAAGATATAATTTGCACCACCATGCCCGCCTTTCTGTGGCACCCATGATGGACTGGACGGACAGGCATTGTCGTTATCTGCACAGGCTGCTCAGCGCGGACACATTGCTGTATACGGAAATGGTGACGTCCGCGGCTTTGGTGCGTGGCGGCGCGTTGCGGTTGTTGGAATTCGACGTGGCAGAACATCCCGTGGCCTTGCAGCTAGGCGGCTCTGATCCGCAAGAACTGGCGCAGGCCGCCAAACTGGGGCAGGCGCGCGGGTATGACGAGATCAACCTGAACGTAGGCTGCCCGTCGGATCGTGTGCAATCAGGCACGTTTGGTGCTGTGTTGATGAAAGA containing:
- a CDS encoding VOC family protein produces the protein MISYVTVGVDDMDRAKRFYSAFLPALGYGLEEGPEGLSFALPVPEGQRPVLPDFYVKPTFNGQPATAGNGTMVAFEARNQAQVRDLHAAAVDAGGTDEGQPGFRASYGPHFYVSYLRDPQGNKIAVFSCDPNEAGRDG
- a CDS encoding trypco2 family protein, whose product is MSADIELAEFISNLRAELETALAASSDAEVRFVPKTLDLELSVVAEKSAEASGKISFKIFSVGAEAGGGGTLSNASTQTIKLSLEPVGKDGEQIFITSSGSTTI
- a CDS encoding carboxymuconolactone decarboxylase family protein, which encodes MSAFDEDLFLTGLEQRKATLGAAYVENNLAAADDFTRPFQEAMTAWCWGFGWGDDVIDAKTRSMMNLSMIGALGKMTEWELHCRGAINNGVTKEEIRAIIHVIAIYCGVPQGLECFRAAKKVLEEQSKT